One stretch of Nitrososphaerota archaeon DNA includes these proteins:
- a CDS encoding CopG family ribbon-helix-helix protein: MGIISVSLNNNVLDEMNKIQKEMGFSGRSELIRAGIRMLSNDKLEKSKLTGNIGCVLSVTHDEKDENNVTELKHQFFDVIKTHVHYKLGTKKCLELFVLDGSADRIRNVTQKFQRDKKMESINLTICDLRK; the protein is encoded by the coding sequence TTGGGAATAATTAGTGTTTCTCTTAATAATAACGTTCTAGATGAAATGAATAAAATACAAAAAGAGATGGGATTCTCTGGCCGATCTGAGTTGATACGCGCAGGAATTCGAATGCTTTCTAATGATAAACTGGAAAAATCAAAATTAACTGGAAATATAGGATGCGTCCTTAGTGTAACACATGATGAAAAAGATGAGAACAACGTAACAGAGTTAAAACATCAATTTTTTGATGTAATTAAAACCCACGTGCATTATAAGCTCGGGACAAAAAAATGTCTTGAGCTGTTTGTCTTGGATGGTAGTGCTGACAGAATTAGGAACGTGACGCAAAAATTCCAAAGAGACAAAAAAATGGAATCAATTAATCTTACTATCTGTGATCTTAGAAAATAG
- a CDS encoding CbtB-domain containing protein has product MQYHEQVTSMASKPPMLAVVLLAAVFALGFFAVGFDQGHLFSVVQGESAYAELYIHELTHDMRHAAGFPCH; this is encoded by the coding sequence ATGCAGTATCACGAACAAGTAACAAGTATGGCAAGTAAACCGCCAATGCTTGCAGTTGTACTCCTTGCAGCTGTCTTTGCACTCGGATTCTTCGCAGTTGGATTCGATCAAGGACATCTATTCAGTGTTGTACAAGGCGAGAGCGCGTATGCTGAACTATACATTCATGAGTTAACTCATGACATGAGACATGCAGCCGGATTTCCCTGCCATTAA